The following coding sequences are from one Microbacterium wangchenii window:
- a CDS encoding shikimate dehydrogenase: protein MLTGTRLAVWGDPIAHSRSPQLHAAAYRVLGLDWEYGRRRVGEDRFDPELAGLDATWRGLSLTMPLKHAAARAAQVLDRHAQATGAVNTLLLGEERHGFNTDVGGLVRSLREQGVEEAPAARILGAGATATSALVALADLGARRVEVVARRPEAVTALIALGESLGVAVIPAGFDDPSPGRVQVTIATLPGGTDLGAGADRLAAAGGVLVDVVYGHWPTPLAHAWERAGGVAFSGHGMLLHQALLQVRVFVCGEPGTALPEETTVLAAMRRALVGD from the coding sequence ATGCTGACGGGCACGAGGCTCGCCGTCTGGGGGGATCCGATCGCGCACAGCCGGTCGCCGCAGCTGCACGCCGCGGCGTACCGCGTCCTCGGGCTGGACTGGGAGTACGGACGCCGGCGCGTGGGCGAGGACCGTTTCGACCCCGAACTCGCGGGCCTCGACGCCACGTGGCGGGGACTGTCGCTGACGATGCCGCTCAAGCACGCCGCGGCCCGGGCGGCGCAGGTCCTGGACCGTCATGCTCAGGCGACGGGCGCGGTGAACACGCTGCTGCTCGGCGAGGAGCGGCACGGCTTCAACACCGACGTGGGCGGCCTGGTGCGGTCGCTGCGCGAGCAGGGCGTCGAGGAGGCTCCCGCCGCCCGGATCCTCGGCGCCGGTGCCACGGCCACCTCCGCGCTGGTCGCCCTCGCCGATCTCGGGGCGCGCCGCGTCGAGGTGGTCGCGCGGCGCCCCGAGGCCGTGACCGCGTTGATCGCGCTCGGTGAGTCCCTCGGTGTCGCCGTGATCCCCGCCGGGTTCGACGATCCGTCCCCCGGCCGCGTCCAGGTCACGATCGCGACGCTCCCCGGCGGCACCGATCTGGGTGCGGGGGCCGACCGGCTGGCAGCGGCGGGCGGAGTGCTCGTGGACGTCGTCTACGGCCACTGGCCCACCCCGCTCGCCCACGCATGGGAGCGGGCGGGGGGCGTCGCCTTCTCCGGACACGGGATGCTGCTGCATCAGGCTCTCCTGCAGGTGCGCGTCTTCGTCTGCGGCGAGCCTGGTACCGCCCTCCCGGAGGAGACGACCGTGCTGGCCGCGATGCGCCGAGCGCTCGTGGGAGACTAG